The following are encoded together in the Equus quagga isolate Etosha38 chromosome 1, UCLA_HA_Equagga_1.0, whole genome shotgun sequence genome:
- the LOC124228882 gene encoding olfactory receptor 9K2-like, which produces MGDRGTCNHSEVTDFILIGFRVRPDLYILLFLLFLLVYVMILLGNVGMMTIIMTDPRLNTPMYFFLGNLSFIDLFYSSVIAPKAMVNFWSESKSISFAGCVTQFFLFAFFIVTEGFLLAAMAYDRFIAICNPLLYSVQMSTDLCTQLVAGSYFCGFITSVLQTSMTFTLPFCASRAIDHFYCDTRPLQRLSCSDLFIRKIVSFSLSSIIILPTIIVVIVSYLYIVSTVLKIRSTEGRKKAFSTCSSHLGVVSILYGAGSFMYLTPDRFPELSKVASLCYTLVTPMLNPLIYSLRNKDVKEALKRLLEKKNTIL; this is translated from the coding sequence ATGGGTGACAGGGGAACATGCAATCACTCAGAAGTGACAGACTTCATTCTCATAGGATTCAGGGTCCGCCCAGATCTGTACATCCTGCTCTTCCTGCTATTTCTGCTTGTATATGTCATGATCCTTCTAGGAAATGTTGGGATGATGACCATTATCATGACTGATCCCCGCCTGAACACACCAATGTATTTCTTCCTAGGCAACCTCTCCTTCATTGATCTCTTCTATTCATCTGTTATTGCACCCAAGGCTATGGTCAACTTCTGGTCTGAGAGCAAGTCCATCTCCTTTGCAGGCTGTGTTACccagttttttctctttgccttcttcATTGTGACTGAGGGATTTCTCCTGGCAGCCATGGCTTATGACCGCTTCATCGCCATCTGCAACCCACTCCTCTACTCTGTCCAGATGTCAACAGATCTTTGCACTCAGTTGGTGGCTGGTTCCTATTTTTGTGGCTTCATCACCTCAGTTCTTCAGACCAGCATGACATTTACTTTACCCTTTTGTGCTTCTCGGGCCATTGACCACTTCTACTGTGATACCCGCCCACTTCAGAGACTATCTTGTTCGGACCTTTTTATCaggaaaatagtttctttttccttatccaGTATCATTATCCTGCCTACCATCATAGTTGTTATTGTTTCTTACTTGTATATTGTGTCCACAGTTCTAAAGATACGCTCCACTGAGGGACGTAAGAAAGCCTTCTCCACTTGCAGCTCTCACCTAGGAGTTGTGAGTATACTGTATGGTGCTGGCTCTTTTATGTATCTCACTCCTGACAGATTTCCTGAGCTCAGTAAGGTGGCCTCCTTATGTTACACCTTAGTCACTCCCATGTTGAatcctttgatttattctttgagaaACAAAGATGTCAAAGAGGCTCTAAAAAGacttctagagaagaaaaatactattctttga